The Thermoleophilaceae bacterium DNA segment CGACGTGGAAGCGCTCGCGCGCGACGCGCACATGTCGCCGGGTCACTTCAGCCGCCAGTTCCGCGCGGCCTTCGGCGAGTCCCCCTACAGCTACCTGATGACGCGGCGCATCGAACGCGCGATGGCGCTGTTGCGCCGCGGCGAGCTCAGCGTCACCGAGGTCTGCTTCGAGGTGGGCTGCTCTTCACTCGGCACCTTCAGCACCCGCTTCACCGAGCTGGTGGGCATGTCGCCCAGCAGCTACCGGCGTGACGCCGCGGGCGACATGGCCGGCGTGCCTCCGTGCGTGGCAAAGCAGGTGACGAAACCGATCAGGAATCGAGAAGCCAACGCGCCAACCGGTACTTAGCATCGCCGCCATGAACATCAACATTCACTCAAGCATGCTTCCCCATAACGACGCGGCCGCCTCGCTGGCCTTCTACCGCGACACCCTCGGCTTCGAGGTGCGGAATGACGTGGAGTACGGCGGGATGCATTGG contains these protein-coding regions:
- a CDS encoding helix-turn-helix transcriptional regulator, with product MSTRSRNGAAQHLSDLALLRRVRDRIDREYAQPLDVEALARDAHMSPGHFSRQFRAAFGESPYSYLMTRRIERAMALLRRGELSVTEVCFEVGCSSLGTFSTRFTELVGMSPSSYRRDAAGDMAGVPPCVAKQVTKPIRNREANAPTGT